The following nucleotide sequence is from Tissierellales bacterium.
AAAATGAGCTTAAAGAAGTTAAAGATGAATCGAAAAACGAAAAAACAGAAGAAGTAAAAGAAAAGGTACAAAAACCAGTTCAAGAGACAATCAATCAAAATAGTACGACTCAGGGTCCAGGTTTTTAGATATGATTATGAAAGTTTTGGGAAGTAGTTCTAAAGGGAATTGCTACCTATTGGGAAATGATAATGAAGTATTGATATTAGAGCTTGGTCTTAATTTTAAGGAAATCAAAAAGGGTCTTGATTTTAAGCTCAGAAATGTTTGTGGGTGCTTAGTCACCCATGAACATAAAGATCACAGTAAAGCTTTATTAAATGCTGCACAGATGGGACTAGATGTATATACTAGCCAGGGCACAAAAGAAGCTTGCGCTGCAGATCATCATAGAATTAAAACTATAAAAAGCGGAGAACAGTTTAAACTTGGTGGCTTTAAAATTCTAGCATTTGAAGCAGAACACGATGCTAGAGAACCACTTGGATTTTTGATACAACATGAAGAAATGGGGAAATTGTTATTTGCAACAGATACTTATTATCTTAAATGGCAATTTGAGGGATTGAATCACATTATGATCGAATGTAATTACTCTGAAGATATTC
It contains:
- a CDS encoding MBL fold metallo-hydrolase; translation: MIMKVLGSSSKGNCYLLGNDNEVLILELGLNFKEIKKGLDFKLRNVCGCLVTHEHKDHSKALLNAAQMGLDVYTSQGTKEACAADHHRIKTIKSGEQFKLGGFKILAFEAEHDAREPLGFLIQHEEMGKLLFATDTYYLKWQFEGLNHIMIECNYSEDILTRNIENNYVPEILGHRLRTSHFSLENLKEFFKSNDLKQVREIVLLHLSEGNGDPELFLDEITKTTRRKTYLAQKGFEITMNKNPF